From one Nitrosococcus halophilus Nc 4 genomic stretch:
- a CDS encoding D-alanine--D-alanine ligase — protein sequence MATENWGKVAVLMGGRSAEREISLKSGTAVLEALLRQGVDAQGIDVGERVLEQLSRGQFERAFIALHGRGGEDGVIQGALETLGLPYTGSGVLGSALAMDKLRSKQLWRGMGLPTADFSVLNEGTDLALVVANLGLPLMVKPAREGSSLGMRKVDSIEALRAAYREAMAFDGTVIAEQWLPGAEYTAAILTGRALPLIGLETPRIFYDFEAKYLTDTTRYLCPCGLSEEQAQHLQALALQAFQALGASGWGRVDFRCDAQARPCLLEVNTVPGMTAHSLVPMAAQAAGIEFDQLVLQILESSLERSAPQDGR from the coding sequence ATGGCCACTGAAAATTGGGGCAAGGTTGCGGTGCTGATGGGGGGGCGTTCCGCGGAGCGGGAGATTTCTCTCAAGAGTGGGACGGCCGTCCTGGAAGCTCTCCTGAGGCAGGGAGTTGACGCCCAGGGAATCGATGTAGGTGAGAGGGTGTTAGAACAGCTGTCAAGAGGACAGTTTGAGCGGGCCTTTATTGCGCTTCACGGTCGCGGCGGGGAAGACGGGGTTATTCAAGGGGCTTTGGAGACTTTAGGTTTGCCCTATACCGGTAGTGGAGTGCTTGGCTCTGCGCTTGCTATGGATAAGCTTCGCAGTAAGCAACTTTGGCGGGGGATGGGGTTGCCTACTGCGGATTTTTCCGTGCTAAACGAGGGAACCGATCTAGCGTTGGTGGTGGCCAACTTAGGATTGCCGCTGATGGTTAAACCGGCCCGGGAAGGTTCAAGTCTAGGTATGAGGAAGGTGGATAGCATCGAAGCGCTGAGAGCGGCTTATAGGGAGGCGATGGCCTTCGATGGGACCGTGATTGCTGAGCAGTGGCTCCCAGGGGCAGAGTACACGGCCGCTATCCTAACAGGACGGGCTTTGCCCCTTATTGGTTTGGAAACACCCCGCATCTTTTATGATTTTGAAGCGAAATACCTCACGGATACTACCCGTTATTTGTGTCCGTGCGGATTGTCCGAGGAGCAGGCGCAGCACCTCCAGGCATTGGCCCTACAAGCCTTTCAGGCCCTGGGAGCTAGTGGTTGGGGGCGAGTGGATTTCAGGTGCGATGCACAGGCTCGTCCCTGTTTACTTGAGGTTAATACGGTACCCGGGATGACTGCCCATAGTTTAGTGCCCATGGCGGCTCAAGCGGCAGGTATTGAGTTTGACCAACTGGTCCTGCAGATATTGGAGAGCAGCCTGGAACGGAGTGCGCCTCAAGATGGCCGTTAG
- a CDS encoding cell division protein FtsQ/DivIB: protein MAVRRRKPRRIRQGASRPQPAPALPLRAMGQGLLVLFLVGAAAWGISRLADPQTLPLRKVSIEGQFKQVTQEKLHEAVAPHVSGGFFSVNLETIRAAVEALPWVAQAGVRRVWPDSLRIEVKEQVPLAYWGEEALVSVEGEIFAPPRESFPKGLPKLQGPLGSERLLVSRLGEIEAQLSALELQVAQLTMGERRDWHIVFEDGVELILGRAHSKQRLTRFQQIYARLLQLHREDIRRVDMRYTNGFAVTWRGDTAPAWVREAAFDV from the coding sequence ATGGCCGTTAGAAGAAGAAAGCCTCGCCGGATACGGCAGGGGGCGAGCCGTCCTCAGCCGGCCCCGGCGTTACCTTTGCGGGCAATGGGCCAAGGCTTATTGGTGTTGTTCCTTGTCGGGGCGGCCGCCTGGGGGATTAGTCGTCTTGCTGATCCCCAGACTTTGCCCCTGCGCAAGGTCAGTATCGAGGGGCAGTTTAAGCAGGTGACCCAAGAAAAATTACATGAGGCGGTGGCTCCTCATGTGAGCGGCGGTTTTTTTAGTGTGAATCTGGAGACCATACGGGCGGCAGTGGAGGCGTTGCCCTGGGTAGCCCAGGCCGGTGTGCGGCGGGTTTGGCCCGATAGTTTGAGGATTGAAGTTAAGGAGCAAGTGCCGTTGGCGTACTGGGGCGAGGAGGCCTTGGTGAGTGTTGAGGGTGAGATCTTTGCCCCGCCGCGGGAAAGTTTTCCTAAGGGTTTACCAAAATTACAAGGGCCTTTGGGGAGTGAACGGTTACTGGTCAGTCGTTTGGGAGAGATAGAGGCACAACTGAGCGCCCTCGAGTTGCAGGTGGCCCAGCTCACCATGGGAGAACGGCGAGACTGGCATATCGTTTTCGAGGACGGGGTGGAGCTAATCTTGGGACGGGCGCATAGCAAGCAACGCCTGACCCGATTTCAGCAGATCTATGCCCGCCTATTGCAGTTACATCGAGAGGATATAAGGCGAGTGGATATGCGCTATACGAATGGTTTTGCAGTGACCTGGCGCGGTGATACGGCGCCAGCATGGGTTCGTGAGGCAGCATTCGATGTCTAA
- the ftsA gene encoding cell division protein FtsA: MSKRGDKNLIVGLDVGTSKVAAIVAEAHPEGEIEVIGIGSHPSRGLKKGVVVNIDSTVHSIQRAVEEAELMAGCQIHSVFTGIAGSHIRSLNSHGIVAIRDKEVTTEDVERVIDAARAVAIPADQKILHVLPQEFIIDSQEGIRDPVGMSGVRLEAKVHLVAGAVSAAQNIIKCVRRCGLEADDIILQQLASSYSVLTDDEKELGVCLVDIGGGTTDIAVFVGGAIRHTAVIPIAGDQVTNDIAVALRTPTQHADDIKLRYACALTQLTHSDESIEVPSVGDRPPRRLSRQTLAGVVEPRYRELLELVLEELQRSGYEELLGAGVVLTGGSAKMEGVTELAEEVFHTPVRLGMPQHVTGLADVVRNPVHATGVGLLLFGHHHRYTPGLGNRPLGSIRGVWDRMRGWFQGNF, encoded by the coding sequence ATGTCTAAGCGTGGAGATAAAAACTTAATTGTTGGCCTGGATGTCGGCACCTCTAAGGTGGCCGCTATCGTGGCCGAGGCTCACCCTGAAGGTGAGATTGAGGTGATAGGGATTGGCTCTCACCCCTCCCGAGGATTGAAAAAAGGGGTGGTGGTGAATATTGATTCTACAGTCCACTCTATTCAGCGAGCGGTGGAGGAAGCGGAGTTGATGGCGGGTTGCCAGATTCACTCCGTCTTTACCGGTATTGCCGGTAGCCACATCCGCAGTCTCAACTCCCATGGAATCGTGGCCATCCGTGATAAGGAGGTGACCACGGAAGATGTGGAACGGGTGATTGATGCGGCTAGGGCGGTGGCTATTCCTGCTGACCAGAAGATCCTCCATGTGTTGCCCCAAGAATTCATTATCGATAGCCAAGAAGGGATCCGGGACCCGGTCGGCATGTCCGGCGTTCGTTTGGAGGCCAAGGTGCATTTGGTGGCCGGCGCGGTGAGTGCCGCCCAGAATATTATTAAGTGTGTACGCCGGTGTGGCCTGGAGGCGGATGACATTATTTTGCAACAGTTAGCTTCTAGTTATTCGGTACTTACCGATGATGAGAAGGAACTAGGCGTGTGTTTAGTGGATATTGGGGGAGGGACCACGGATATCGCGGTTTTCGTCGGTGGGGCTATTCGCCACACGGCGGTGATCCCGATTGCGGGCGATCAAGTCACGAATGATATTGCCGTGGCTTTGCGGACGCCGACCCAGCATGCCGATGATATCAAGCTGAGATATGCCTGTGCCCTCACTCAATTGACCCATTCCGATGAGAGCATCGAGGTTCCCAGCGTCGGTGACCGGCCCCCACGGCGATTATCACGCCAGACGCTAGCCGGAGTGGTTGAGCCCCGTTATAGGGAGCTGTTGGAACTCGTTTTGGAAGAGCTACAGCGTAGTGGGTATGAGGAGTTGTTGGGCGCCGGAGTCGTGTTGACGGGAGGGAGCGCCAAAATGGAAGGGGTAACGGAGTTAGCGGAGGAGGTTTTTCACACCCCGGTACGACTCGGCATGCCCCAGCATGTGACTGGATTAGCGGATGTGGTGAGGAACCCCGTTCATGCCACTGGCGTGGGGCTTTTACTTTTTGGGCATCACCATCGCTACACGCCGGGCCTAGGGAATCGACCGCTGGGAAGCATTCGGGGGGTATGGGACCGGATGCGGGGCTGGTTTCAGGGGAATTTTTAA
- the ftsZ gene encoding cell division protein FtsZ, whose protein sequence is MFELMDSYTQSAVIKVIGVGGGGGNAIRHMVDTKIEGVDFIVANTDAQALKDCAAHTVLQLGNNITKGLGAGADPEIGRQAALEDRERIMEVVSGADMVFITAGMGGGTGTGGVPVVAQVTKELGVLTVAVVTRPFSFEGRKRAAIADQGIKELTEYVDSLITIPNEKLMPVLGKSISLLNAFKAANDVLLGAVQGIAELITRPGLINVDFADVRTVMSEMGMAMMGSGNATGEERARLAAEAAVASPLLEDISLKGARGVLVNITGGPSMSIGEFEEVGSTVKEYAAENATVVVGTVIDPDLENELRVTVVATGLGQPETQAKAPVSLVQSSSQQPESEEPIDYHMLDKPTVIRHGSSRDRMVAGSDTSMDYLDVPAFLRRQAD, encoded by the coding sequence ATGTTTGAATTGATGGACTCATATACCCAGAGTGCGGTGATCAAGGTCATTGGTGTTGGCGGAGGTGGTGGCAACGCTATTCGCCATATGGTGGATACCAAGATTGAAGGGGTTGATTTCATTGTTGCCAATACGGACGCTCAAGCTCTAAAGGATTGCGCCGCCCACACCGTGTTGCAACTGGGTAACAATATTACTAAGGGTCTAGGAGCGGGAGCGGATCCAGAAATTGGTCGCCAAGCTGCCCTAGAGGATCGGGAGCGGATCATGGAAGTGGTCAGTGGCGCGGATATGGTTTTTATCACCGCTGGTATGGGCGGCGGTACCGGGACCGGCGGGGTCCCCGTGGTGGCCCAGGTGACTAAAGAGTTAGGAGTCCTGACGGTTGCTGTGGTGACTCGGCCTTTTTCCTTTGAGGGGCGTAAGCGCGCAGCTATCGCGGATCAAGGAATCAAGGAATTAACCGAGTATGTTGATTCCTTGATCACTATCCCCAATGAGAAGCTGATGCCGGTGCTGGGCAAGAGTATTAGCCTGTTAAATGCGTTTAAGGCGGCTAATGATGTTTTGCTAGGTGCCGTGCAGGGGATTGCCGAGCTCATTACCCGGCCTGGACTTATTAACGTCGATTTTGCTGACGTTCGCACAGTCATGTCTGAAATGGGAATGGCCATGATGGGATCGGGTAATGCCACCGGAGAGGAACGGGCGCGCTTGGCGGCTGAAGCAGCGGTTGCCAGCCCTTTGCTGGAAGATATTAGCCTGAAGGGGGCCCGTGGGGTATTGGTCAATATTACGGGTGGACCGAGTATGTCCATTGGCGAGTTTGAGGAGGTGGGTAGCACGGTTAAGGAATATGCTGCTGAAAATGCTACTGTTGTGGTAGGGACTGTGATTGATCCGGATCTGGAAAATGAATTGCGGGTGACTGTCGTGGCCACAGGATTAGGGCAGCCAGAGACCCAAGCGAAGGCGCCGGTAAGCCTGGTGCAGAGTTCCTCCCAGCAACCTGAGTCAGAAGAACCTATTGATTATCATATGTTGGATAAGCCTACGGTGATCCGCCATGGTTCGTCGCGGGATCGCATGGTGGCAGGCAGTGACACCAGTATGGATTATTTGGATGTTCCGGCGTTTTTGCGCCGACAGGCTGATTGA
- the lpxC gene encoding UDP-3-O-acyl-N-acetylglucosamine deacetylase, which produces MIRQRTLKNVIRATGVGLHTGDTVYLSLRPAAVDTGIVFRRVDLDPPIEIEARAENVGDTTLSSTLLKGGVRIATVEHLLSAFAGLGIDNAYVDLNASEVPIMDGSAGPFVFLIQSAGIATQEAPKRFIRIKKTLIMKEEDKWARFDPFDGFKVSFVIDFDHPAFKDRPQGVEVDFSSTSFVKEVSRARTFGFMKDLERLREANLALGGSLNNAVVVDDYRVINEDGLRYEDEFARHKILDAIGDLYLLGHTLIGAFSGYKSGHALNNKLLCALMADQSAWEVVTFEDEAAVPILFTSPLTAV; this is translated from the coding sequence ATGATAAGACAACGCACGCTCAAAAATGTCATTCGCGCTACCGGGGTAGGGTTACATACTGGCGATACTGTTTATCTCTCGCTAAGGCCGGCTGCAGTGGACACCGGTATTGTCTTCCGTCGAGTTGATTTAGATCCTCCCATTGAAATAGAGGCTCGGGCGGAGAATGTCGGGGATACTACCCTCTCTTCTACCCTCCTCAAGGGAGGGGTGCGGATTGCGACCGTGGAGCACTTGCTATCGGCCTTTGCGGGCCTTGGTATCGATAATGCTTACGTGGATCTTAATGCCTCTGAAGTGCCTATCATGGATGGAAGCGCAGGCCCTTTTGTGTTTTTGATACAGTCCGCAGGAATCGCCACCCAAGAGGCGCCCAAGCGCTTTATCCGGATCAAAAAAACACTCATTATGAAAGAAGAAGATAAGTGGGCCCGCTTTGATCCTTTTGATGGTTTTAAAGTTTCTTTTGTGATTGATTTCGACCACCCAGCATTTAAGGACCGTCCCCAGGGAGTTGAGGTGGACTTTTCTTCGACTTCTTTTGTGAAAGAAGTGAGTCGTGCCCGGACCTTTGGCTTTATGAAAGACCTCGAGCGTTTACGAGAGGCTAATCTGGCGTTAGGGGGCAGCCTGAATAATGCTGTGGTGGTGGATGATTATCGAGTGATTAACGAAGATGGTTTGCGTTATGAGGATGAATTTGCTCGCCATAAAATTTTAGATGCCATCGGTGATCTATATCTTCTCGGCCATACGCTGATCGGAGCTTTTAGTGGTTATAAATCTGGCCATGCCTTAAATAACAAATTACTTTGTGCTCTGATGGCGGACCAATCCGCCTGGGAGGTGGTTACCTTTGAAGATGAGGCCGCTGTGCCGATACTTTTTACAAGTCCTTTAACAGCAGTCTAA
- a CDS encoding DUF721 domain-containing protein, whose translation MNTIAAFRGLGKDDNLHDLIFGINLGIPTMQVAQPIGKLLDTTEGNLQRLLARAKALQQLTSKIRQCLPETLSPHCLVANIRDHRLIVHTDTAARANLLRYYTPSIIKYLQQYPEFRNLRKVTIKVRPLYCLAPASQAQRPFLSPGNGTLLRNIASGMKDPHLKSAFLRLSRRANP comes from the coding sequence ATGAATACAATTGCGGCTTTTCGAGGCCTTGGGAAGGATGATAATCTCCATGATCTTATCTTTGGTATCAATCTAGGAATCCCCACTATGCAAGTTGCCCAACCAATTGGCAAGTTACTTGACACCACTGAAGGGAACTTGCAACGCTTACTTGCCCGAGCCAAAGCTTTACAACAGCTCACTTCTAAGATTCGCCAATGCCTCCCAGAAACCCTCTCCCCCCATTGCCTCGTCGCAAATATTCGAGATCACCGCCTCATTGTCCATACCGATACCGCAGCCCGGGCCAACCTCCTACGTTATTACACGCCGAGTATTATTAAATATCTACAACAATACCCAGAGTTTCGCAACCTTCGCAAAGTCACAATAAAGGTGCGTCCTCTCTACTGTCTCGCCCCTGCCTCCCAGGCACAACGCCCATTCCTCTCCCCTGGGAATGGAACCTTACTCCGCAATATAGCCAGCGGGATGAAGGATCCTCACCTCAAATCAGCTTTTTTGCGCTTGTCCCGTCGCGCCAATCCTTGA
- a CDS encoding M23 family metallopeptidase: MLVCILLVVYGAYCLGIKTQFVAQQQSLAQMKTLAENWQATLEQQQVVLSTTMHQAEEGLGTLAQRVGHLQADLVRLNALGQRLIVHADLEEGEFDFTNPPAMGGPELPRTEERLKLNDFLARLGQLEQAVADRRQQLSLLETVLVERGMRQAALPAGRPLRQGWLSSKYGYRTDPFNGRREFHNGVDFASKAGTEILAVAAGIVTWVGERSGYGKMVEIDHGNGYVTRYAHNQKNLVQVGESIVKGQPIAAMGSSGRSTGPHVHLEVLHEGRTVDPLRFVGTAEES; the protein is encoded by the coding sequence ATGTTGGTATGCATATTATTGGTAGTCTACGGGGCCTACTGCCTAGGTATAAAGACACAATTTGTCGCACAGCAACAATCCCTGGCCCAGATGAAGACCTTGGCCGAGAATTGGCAGGCGACACTGGAGCAGCAACAAGTAGTGTTATCGACCACCATGCACCAGGCTGAAGAGGGTCTTGGTACGCTGGCTCAACGGGTTGGACACCTTCAAGCAGATTTAGTCCGTCTGAATGCGTTGGGACAGCGTCTTATCGTGCATGCGGACTTGGAGGAAGGTGAATTTGATTTTACCAATCCACCCGCTATGGGGGGGCCGGAATTACCCCGGACAGAAGAAAGGTTGAAATTAAACGATTTTCTAGCGAGGCTGGGGCAATTAGAGCAAGCGGTGGCGGATCGTCGGCAGCAATTGAGCCTATTAGAGACGGTATTGGTGGAACGGGGTATGCGACAAGCGGCGTTGCCGGCGGGTCGCCCCTTACGCCAGGGTTGGCTCTCTTCTAAATATGGTTATCGTACCGATCCTTTTAATGGTCGGAGAGAATTCCATAATGGCGTTGATTTTGCCAGTAAGGCCGGTACGGAGATTCTGGCGGTAGCAGCGGGCATTGTGACCTGGGTGGGGGAACGCTCCGGGTACGGAAAGATGGTCGAAATCGATCACGGTAACGGCTATGTGACTCGCTATGCCCACAATCAGAAGAATCTGGTGCAGGTGGGGGAAAGTATCGTCAAAGGGCAACCTATTGCAGCTATGGGCTCTAGCGGCCGTTCAACAGGCCCTCATGTCCATCTTGAAGTTTTACATGAGGGGCGCACCGTCGATCCCCTCCGATTTGTCGGGACAGCCGAAGAGAGTTAA